A window of Amycolatopsis australiensis contains these coding sequences:
- a CDS encoding condensation domain-containing protein yields the protein MRSATLTPERRRLLEQLLDARGVAPTAARVGVVSGDRDALPLSLMQQRIWFFDRLQPNSTIYNVAGVARLRGPVDREVLRRALEEVVRRHEVLRTTFAQIDGRAVQRVRPAPRLELPVEDLGVLPEDERDRALETFCRAETSRPFDLGRDLMLRPRLVRTGDEDYRLVLVQHHIATDGWSVNLLLKEIGELYGAFAQGRPSPLPELEVQYGDFAAWQRDLLSGEVLDRKLGYWKESLAGAGLLDLPWIGRRRPLDLSWDGASLQFRLPPGLCRRIRELADTEQATPYMVLLSALSIVLTRWTEQTEAVIGCPIANRTRAELESLIGCFVNTLPLRMDLSGTPTFREVLRRARELCHGGYENQEVPFETMVEAVNPARDATSHVPLIRHQLGLHNEPRSSVELSGVTFEVQTLSTGTVRFDMEIDLGVDEDGGISGPVYYSTDLFTQDVVEQVLDAFATVLEAAVAEPDSPAAALPLLGPAQRDFVAAAGLPSPRESAEAATVHGVLERHADARPDAEAVVCGPDRLSRRELDERANGLARHLLDLGVSGLAVHLPASADLVVAVLAGFKAGARVTTLNPAHPRKDVRAALRDSGATLVLTGSGHWHPGLLGGTKIDVSFVDKEGLTTRRAARPDHIVPPEAGALPGRSHVAVLDRLRHGAARLGCTAEDTVLFAGPAELDLAPARWLTALAAGARLLIGAGEPLTGLIDTERVTVAELPPAVLPQLVAEPPRSLRELVAVGELWPALAKDLRAALPGTKLSELHGPGALGLDRVVVSDGRATSDVRMRVLDAHGGPVAPGVAGELFLAAPAAGEPVADPFDGVPLQRTGLRARLHADGHIGLVPAALRVASRRVEADELLATLTENEDVDRASVVVDAEAPGGPELLAYVSLRDTARNRRTNVPDVVKRARWRKEFEQTYTGRGAEDDPTVNTAGWNSRSTGEYVSPEEMREWSDLTLRRISGLRPATVLEVGCRNGQLLFRLAMRCDSYAATDLSARALGHIREHEQWLATKAQSVELREQPADDFSGFADGQFDAVVVNSLAQYFPEPDYLRRVLTEAVRVVRPGGTIYLGDVRSLPLLPALHLSVQTGRLAPATPVSRLRQAIQARTELEEDLVLDPALFDELAAAIDGITGVTVLPRTGRHHNELTGYRYDVLFRVGAHEAAPEAEALDWSADGLTAADVRARLADGVPRLVLTGVPDARLTAELAAVRLLAGELVDTVGDLLDAARPVLGEPGSPVELPALLALAAEFGYEALAGSPRGADVDLVLAREGDPLDRLAAILDRPAPVAAAPANDPRRAIRVKAAVPALTASLRERHPSHALPAEVVVLREWPLRADGAVDTAGLPEPDRSAREEAKASREPSTETERRIAEIWADALGLDRIGVFDDFFSLGGHSLMGAEVVERVRAVYDVELPLGRLFESPTVASVAEYVDGALAESGPAAATAPIKRVDRDSYRKRRAEPAGAGGTRR from the coding sequence ATGCGATCGGCAACCCTGACGCCTGAACGCAGGCGGCTGCTCGAACAGCTCCTCGACGCCCGCGGCGTGGCGCCCACGGCCGCCCGCGTCGGCGTGGTGTCCGGCGACCGGGACGCGCTTCCGCTTTCGCTGATGCAGCAACGGATCTGGTTCTTCGACCGGCTGCAGCCCAACTCCACGATCTACAACGTCGCCGGCGTCGCCCGGCTGCGCGGCCCGGTGGACCGCGAGGTGCTGCGGCGCGCGCTGGAAGAAGTCGTGCGGCGGCACGAGGTCCTGCGCACCACCTTCGCGCAGATCGACGGCCGCGCGGTCCAGCGCGTGCGGCCCGCGCCGCGGCTCGAACTGCCGGTGGAGGACCTGGGGGTGCTGCCCGAGGACGAGCGCGACCGGGCCCTCGAGACGTTCTGCCGCGCCGAGACGTCCCGCCCGTTCGACCTGGGCCGTGACCTGATGCTCCGGCCGCGGCTGGTCCGCACCGGCGACGAGGACTACCGCCTGGTGCTGGTGCAGCACCACATCGCCACCGACGGCTGGTCGGTCAACCTGCTGCTCAAGGAGATCGGCGAGCTCTACGGCGCGTTCGCGCAGGGCCGCCCGTCGCCGCTGCCGGAACTGGAAGTGCAGTACGGCGACTTCGCGGCCTGGCAGCGGGACCTGCTCAGCGGGGAGGTGCTCGACCGCAAGCTCGGCTACTGGAAGGAGAGCCTGGCCGGCGCCGGGCTGCTCGACCTGCCGTGGATCGGCAGGCGCCGTCCGCTCGACCTGTCCTGGGACGGTGCCTCGCTGCAGTTCCGGCTGCCGCCCGGGTTGTGCCGCCGGATCCGCGAGCTGGCCGACACCGAGCAAGCGACGCCGTACATGGTGCTGCTGTCCGCGTTGTCGATCGTGCTGACCCGCTGGACCGAACAGACCGAGGCGGTCATCGGCTGCCCGATCGCCAACCGGACCCGCGCCGAGCTGGAATCGCTGATCGGCTGCTTCGTCAACACGCTGCCGCTGCGCATGGACCTCTCCGGCACGCCGACCTTCCGCGAAGTGCTGCGCCGGGCGCGCGAGCTGTGCCACGGCGGGTACGAGAACCAGGAAGTGCCGTTCGAGACCATGGTCGAGGCGGTCAACCCGGCCCGCGACGCGACCTCGCACGTGCCGCTCATCCGCCACCAGCTGGGCCTGCACAACGAGCCGCGCTCCAGCGTCGAGCTCTCCGGTGTCACATTCGAGGTGCAGACGCTGAGCACCGGCACCGTGCGCTTCGACATGGAGATCGACCTCGGCGTCGACGAGGACGGGGGGATCAGCGGCCCGGTCTACTACTCGACCGACCTGTTCACCCAGGACGTCGTCGAGCAGGTCCTCGACGCCTTCGCCACGGTGCTCGAAGCCGCAGTGGCAGAGCCGGACAGCCCGGCCGCGGCGCTACCGCTGCTCGGCCCGGCTCAGCGGGACTTCGTCGCGGCCGCGGGCCTTCCGTCGCCGCGGGAGTCCGCTGAGGCGGCCACCGTGCACGGGGTGCTCGAACGCCACGCCGACGCGCGGCCGGACGCCGAAGCGGTGGTGTGCGGCCCGGACCGGCTCAGCCGCCGTGAACTCGACGAGCGGGCCAACGGGCTCGCCCGCCACCTGCTGGACCTGGGCGTATCCGGCCTCGCCGTGCACCTGCCCGCGTCCGCCGACCTCGTCGTCGCCGTGCTCGCCGGGTTCAAGGCCGGGGCCCGGGTCACGACGCTGAACCCGGCGCACCCCCGCAAGGACGTCCGCGCCGCCTTGCGCGACAGCGGCGCGACGCTGGTGCTGACCGGTTCCGGGCACTGGCACCCCGGCCTGCTCGGCGGTACCAAGATCGACGTGTCCTTCGTGGACAAGGAAGGCTTGACGACCCGCCGCGCGGCCCGGCCGGATCACATCGTCCCACCCGAAGCCGGTGCGCTGCCCGGACGTTCGCACGTCGCGGTGCTGGACCGTCTCCGTCACGGCGCGGCCCGGCTCGGCTGCACCGCCGAGGACACCGTGCTCTTCGCGGGCCCGGCGGAGCTCGACCTGGCGCCCGCTCGCTGGCTGACCGCTCTGGCGGCGGGCGCGCGGCTGCTGATCGGCGCCGGCGAGCCGCTGACCGGGCTCATCGACACCGAGCGGGTCACCGTCGCCGAGCTGCCGCCCGCCGTGCTGCCCCAGCTCGTCGCCGAACCGCCGCGGAGCCTGCGTGAACTGGTCGCGGTCGGCGAGCTGTGGCCCGCGCTGGCCAAGGACCTGCGCGCGGCCCTGCCCGGCACGAAGCTGTCGGAACTGCACGGGCCGGGCGCGCTCGGGCTGGACCGGGTCGTCGTCAGCGACGGCCGGGCGACCTCCGACGTCCGGATGCGGGTGCTCGACGCGCACGGCGGGCCGGTCGCGCCCGGCGTCGCCGGCGAGCTGTTCCTGGCCGCACCGGCGGCGGGCGAGCCGGTCGCCGATCCGTTCGACGGAGTTCCGTTGCAGCGCACCGGCTTGCGGGCCCGCCTGCACGCCGACGGCCACATCGGCCTCGTGCCCGCCGCCCTGCGCGTGGCGAGCCGCCGCGTCGAGGCGGACGAGCTGCTCGCGACCCTGACCGAGAACGAGGACGTCGACCGCGCGAGCGTGGTGGTCGACGCCGAGGCACCCGGCGGCCCGGAACTGCTGGCCTACGTCTCGCTGCGGGACACCGCCCGGAACCGGCGCACGAACGTGCCGGACGTGGTCAAGCGGGCGCGCTGGCGCAAGGAGTTCGAGCAGACCTACACCGGCCGCGGCGCCGAGGACGACCCGACGGTGAACACCGCCGGCTGGAACAGCCGCTCGACCGGCGAGTACGTCTCGCCGGAGGAGATGCGGGAGTGGTCGGACCTGACGCTGCGCCGGATCTCGGGCCTGCGCCCGGCGACGGTGCTGGAAGTCGGCTGCCGCAACGGCCAGCTGCTCTTCCGGCTGGCGATGCGCTGCGACTCCTACGCCGCGACCGACCTGTCCGCCCGCGCGCTCGGGCACATCCGCGAGCACGAGCAGTGGCTGGCGACCAAGGCCCAGTCCGTCGAGCTGCGCGAGCAGCCCGCCGACGACTTCAGCGGGTTCGCGGACGGCCAGTTCGACGCGGTCGTGGTCAACTCGCTCGCGCAGTACTTCCCGGAACCGGACTACCTGCGCCGCGTGCTGACCGAGGCGGTCCGGGTGGTCCGTCCCGGCGGCACGATCTACCTCGGTGACGTCCGCAGCCTGCCGCTGCTGCCGGCGCTCCACCTGTCCGTCCAAACCGGACGGCTGGCTCCGGCGACCCCGGTTTCCCGGCTGCGCCAGGCGATCCAGGCCCGGACCGAGCTGGAGGAGGACCTGGTCCTCGACCCGGCGCTGTTCGACGAGCTGGCCGCCGCGATCGACGGCATCACCGGCGTCACCGTGCTGCCCCGCACCGGACGCCACCACAACGAGCTGACCGGGTACCGCTACGACGTCCTGTTCCGGGTCGGCGCCCACGAGGCAGCGCCCGAGGCGGAGGCGCTCGACTGGTCTGCCGACGGCCTCACCGCGGCCGACGTGCGGGCCCGGCTGGCCGACGGCGTGCCGCGGCTCGTGCTGACCGGCGTGCCGGACGCGCGGCTGACCGCGGAACTCGCCGCGGTCCGGCTGCTGGCGGGCGAGCTCGTCGACACCGTCGGCGACCTGCTCGACGCAGCCCGGCCGGTGCTCGGCGAACCGGGGTCACCGGTCGAGCTGCCCGCCCTGCTGGCGCTGGCGGCCGAATTCGGCTACGAGGCCCTCGCCGGTTCGCCGCGCGGCGCCGACGTCGACCTGGTACTGGCCCGCGAGGGCGACCCGCTGGACCGGCTCGCGGCGATCCTCGACCGGCCCGCCCCGGTGGCGGCCGCGCCGGCGAACGACCCGCGGCGCGCCATCCGCGTCAAGGCGGCCGTGCCCGCGCTGACCGCGAGCCTGCGCGAACGGCACCCGAGCCACGCGTTGCCCGCCGAAGTCGTGGTCCTGCGCGAGTGGCCGCTGCGGGCCGACGGCGCGGTGGACACCGCGGGGCTGCCCGAACCGGACCGCAGCGCCCGCGAAGAGGCCAAGGCGTCCCGCGAGCCGAGCACCGAGACCGAGCGGCGGATCGCCGAGATCTGGGCCGACGCGCTGGGCCTGGACCGCATCGGCGTGTTCGACGACTTCTTCTCACTCGGCGGCCACTCGCTGATGGGTGCCGAGGTGGTCGAGCGGGTGCGCGCGGTCTACGACGTCGAGCTGCCGCTGGGCCGGCTCTTCGAGTCGCCGACGGTGGCCTCGGTCGCCGAGTACGTCGACGGCGCGCTCGCCGAAAGCGGTCCCGCGGCCGCGACGGCCCCGATCAAGCGCGTGGACCGGGACAGCTACCGCAAGCGCCGCGCGGAACCCGCGGGCGCGGGAGGGACCCGGCGATGA
- a CDS encoding non-ribosomal peptide synthetase: MTTSLVAMDTSFAQQSLWLLDQADPGQPTYNVLAAVRMRGPLDAAALERALNLVVARHEALRTVFHFDGYDPVQHILPELTVPLPVVDIEPDRLDDAVAAEIGRPFDLATGPLLRMTLLRLAEQEHVCVLVMHHIVTDGWSSAILFQELSAAYESYLAGAEPDFPELPIQYADYAVWQRDTLSGDALDKLVDYWAERLDGLVPLQLPTDRPRPQEPSSAGATHHFDIPGPLIARLDRLARERGASPFMLLLAAFGVLLSRYSGSTDFTVATPVAGRTRPEVAGLIGFFVNTLVLRLDTGGDPTFEELLERSIQTCRGGFANQDLPYDKLVERLRPERYTGLGGPLAQVMLSFQNIPMDEWRAGELAFSVLNVATRTAKFDLSLDIAPAGPDGFLGALEYSTELFDEATVTRMAVHFRTLLGAIASNPALRLSRLPMLSEYERDLLVRAGNPASAPPAEPVHKTFERHAAQCPDAPAIVCGATTLTYGELDERADAVARHVRAQGAGPETLVAVLLDRSPDLIATFLGILKSGAAYLPLDPAYPAARVEHILADARPEFVVTTAAQDTPEGPRRILLEDVPAHAGPFRSTSTLDGLAYVIYTSGSTGAPKGVMNSHRGLATLAAALSVRLGLGPGERALQLAPIGFDVVAEEVFPHLVAGGSVALPDGAAPVGTGELFALIAATETTTISTTPSRLLSWTGRDLAALPPTLRTVIFGSEVAPSWQSLAAWRDLPVRLVQVYGVTEAACTSTVEELGFGAGDDPAAVVPIGRPVPGVRAYVLDDWLEPVPAGVPGELYLGGHGVGRGYYRRPALTAERFVPDPFGGPGERLYRTGDAVRLGADGRIRFVGRTDDQVKIRGYRVEPAEVEAALASHPDVGGAAVLARPDPAGGTRLIGYFVPRGDLAEDELRRFLAGRLPEWMVPALLVPLKAFPLSANGKIDRKALGDHTAEAPRREHVAPRDDTERELAAIWSGLLGRDRIGVHDNLFEIGGHSLLAVRMIAEIEAAFGVVLPLRLFFAGEPTIAALAARITAEGRTDGIPVLPRDDRPLRVPASPSQRWFWSLQRGLPGRAAFTTVGGLRLRGGFDVPRLERALNALAERHEALRTVFEQADGRLWQVVRPAAELTVPLLDVTEDEVEAAGKAVVDEPFDLAAGPLVRLAVLRVAADDHRVVFVLHHSVSDVRSMEIFAAELYTLYAGGADLLPPLRVQNADVSVWDDAQQRPELETYWRQRMSAVTPPRLPQAGDSEGRTHRIPLDDNLVAGLRALAERHGTTLFVLTFAVFTLLLARQAGQSDVVAATAVTRRDRREIDSLIGAHLNYLPLRAEVDERTPFAEHLAAVRDRVAADLAHHELPFERIAELAGQDPAGLFRVLFQQDEDPAVPVAGDGLRGELWPVRWDHALNALAVRVTESAAGSYVFVNHRLDAFGPAEAAALGRRYRHLLHEVLHHPQARLEEIA, from the coding sequence ATGACCACCTCGCTCGTGGCCATGGACACCTCGTTCGCGCAGCAGAGCCTGTGGCTGCTCGACCAGGCCGATCCGGGCCAGCCGACCTACAACGTGCTCGCCGCGGTGCGGATGCGCGGCCCGCTCGACGCCGCCGCGCTGGAACGCGCGCTGAACCTGGTCGTGGCCCGGCACGAGGCCCTGCGCACGGTGTTCCACTTCGACGGCTACGACCCGGTGCAGCACATCCTGCCCGAGCTGACGGTGCCGCTCCCGGTCGTCGACATCGAACCGGACCGGCTCGACGACGCCGTCGCCGCGGAGATCGGGCGGCCGTTCGACCTCGCGACCGGGCCGCTGCTGCGGATGACGCTGCTGCGGCTGGCCGAGCAGGAGCACGTCTGCGTGCTGGTGATGCACCACATCGTCACCGACGGCTGGTCCTCGGCGATCCTGTTCCAGGAGCTGTCGGCCGCGTACGAGTCCTACCTGGCCGGCGCCGAGCCGGACTTCCCGGAACTGCCGATCCAGTACGCGGATTACGCGGTGTGGCAGCGCGACACGCTGTCCGGCGACGCGCTCGACAAGCTCGTGGACTACTGGGCGGAGCGGCTGGACGGGCTCGTCCCGCTGCAGCTGCCCACCGACCGGCCGCGGCCGCAGGAACCGTCGTCGGCGGGCGCGACCCACCACTTCGACATCCCGGGCCCGCTGATCGCCCGGCTGGACCGGCTCGCCCGCGAGCGCGGCGCCAGCCCGTTCATGCTGCTGCTGGCCGCGTTCGGCGTGCTGCTGTCGCGCTACTCCGGCAGCACCGACTTCACCGTGGCGACGCCGGTGGCGGGCCGCACCCGGCCGGAGGTCGCCGGGCTCATCGGGTTCTTCGTGAACACGCTGGTGCTGCGGCTGGACACCGGCGGCGACCCGACGTTCGAGGAGCTGCTCGAACGGTCGATCCAGACCTGCCGCGGCGGGTTCGCCAACCAGGACCTGCCCTACGACAAGCTCGTGGAGCGGCTGCGGCCCGAGCGCTACACCGGGCTCGGCGGTCCGCTCGCGCAGGTCATGCTGTCGTTCCAGAACATCCCGATGGACGAGTGGCGGGCGGGTGAGCTGGCCTTCAGCGTCCTCAACGTCGCCACGCGCACGGCGAAGTTCGACCTCTCGCTGGACATCGCGCCGGCCGGGCCGGACGGTTTCCTCGGCGCGCTGGAGTACAGCACCGAGCTGTTCGACGAAGCGACCGTGACGCGCATGGCGGTGCACTTCCGCACCCTGCTCGGCGCGATCGCGAGCAACCCGGCGCTGCGGCTCTCGCGGCTGCCGATGCTGTCCGAGTACGAGCGGGACCTGCTGGTGCGGGCCGGGAACCCGGCGTCCGCGCCGCCCGCCGAGCCGGTGCACAAGACGTTCGAGCGGCACGCGGCGCAGTGCCCGGACGCGCCCGCGATCGTCTGCGGGGCGACGACCCTGACCTACGGCGAGCTGGACGAACGGGCCGACGCCGTCGCGCGGCACGTCCGTGCCCAGGGCGCCGGGCCGGAAACGCTGGTCGCGGTGCTGCTGGACCGTTCGCCGGACCTGATCGCGACCTTCCTCGGCATCCTCAAGTCCGGCGCGGCCTACCTGCCACTGGACCCGGCGTACCCGGCCGCGCGGGTCGAGCACATCCTTGCCGACGCCCGGCCGGAGTTCGTCGTGACCACCGCGGCCCAGGACACGCCCGAGGGTCCGCGGCGGATCCTGCTGGAGGACGTGCCCGCGCACGCCGGGCCGTTCCGGTCAACGTCCACACTGGACGGTCTGGCGTACGTCATCTACACCTCCGGCTCGACCGGCGCGCCGAAAGGCGTGATGAACAGCCACCGCGGCCTGGCCACCCTGGCCGCCGCGCTGTCGGTGCGGCTGGGGCTCGGCCCGGGGGAGCGGGCGCTGCAGCTCGCGCCGATCGGGTTCGACGTCGTCGCCGAGGAGGTCTTCCCGCACCTGGTGGCGGGCGGCTCGGTCGCCCTGCCGGACGGCGCGGCGCCGGTCGGCACCGGCGAACTGTTCGCGCTGATCGCCGCCACGGAGACCACGACGATCTCGACCACGCCGTCCCGGCTGCTGTCCTGGACCGGGCGCGACCTGGCCGCGCTGCCGCCGACGCTGCGCACTGTCATCTTCGGCAGCGAGGTCGCGCCGAGCTGGCAGAGCCTGGCCGCCTGGCGTGACCTGCCGGTCCGGCTCGTGCAGGTCTACGGCGTCACCGAGGCCGCGTGCACGTCCACAGTGGAGGAACTCGGGTTCGGCGCGGGCGACGACCCGGCCGCGGTGGTGCCGATCGGGCGCCCGGTTCCGGGTGTGCGGGCCTACGTGCTCGACGACTGGCTCGAGCCCGTGCCCGCCGGCGTGCCCGGCGAGCTGTACCTCGGCGGTCACGGGGTCGGCCGCGGCTACTACCGGCGCCCGGCGCTGACCGCGGAGCGGTTCGTGCCGGACCCGTTCGGCGGCCCCGGCGAACGCCTGTACCGCACCGGCGACGCGGTCCGCCTCGGCGCCGACGGCCGGATCCGGTTCGTCGGCCGCACCGACGACCAGGTCAAGATCCGCGGCTACCGGGTGGAACCGGCCGAGGTCGAAGCGGCGCTGGCGAGCCACCCGGACGTCGGCGGCGCCGCGGTGCTCGCCCGGCCCGACCCCGCCGGCGGCACCCGCCTGATCGGCTACTTCGTACCGAGGGGAGACCTGGCCGAGGACGAGCTGCGGCGGTTCCTGGCCGGGAGGCTGCCCGAGTGGATGGTGCCCGCGCTGCTCGTGCCGCTCAAGGCGTTCCCGTTGTCCGCCAACGGGAAGATCGACCGCAAGGCCCTCGGCGACCACACCGCCGAGGCACCGCGCCGCGAGCACGTCGCCCCGCGCGACGACACCGAGCGGGAACTCGCGGCCATCTGGTCCGGCCTGCTCGGGCGCGACCGGATCGGCGTGCACGACAACCTGTTCGAGATCGGTGGCCACTCGCTGCTGGCCGTCCGGATGATCGCCGAAATCGAGGCGGCGTTCGGAGTGGTGCTGCCGCTGCGGCTCTTCTTCGCCGGCGAGCCGACGATCGCGGCCCTCGCCGCGCGGATCACGGCGGAAGGCCGAACCGACGGCATTCCCGTGCTGCCGCGTGACGATCGGCCGCTGCGGGTCCCGGCGTCGCCGTCGCAGCGGTGGTTCTGGTCGCTGCAGCGGGGACTGCCGGGCCGGGCCGCCTTCACCACGGTCGGCGGCCTGCGGCTGCGCGGCGGGTTCGACGTGCCCCGGCTGGAACGGGCGCTCAACGCGCTCGCCGAGCGGCACGAGGCCCTGCGCACGGTCTTCGAGCAGGCGGACGGCCGGCTGTGGCAGGTCGTCCGGCCCGCCGCCGAGCTGACCGTGCCGCTGCTGGACGTCACCGAGGACGAGGTCGAAGCCGCCGGGAAAGCCGTGGTGGACGAGCCGTTCGACCTGGCGGCCGGGCCGCTGGTGCGGCTGGCCGTGCTGCGGGTCGCCGCGGACGACCACCGGGTCGTCTTCGTCCTGCACCACAGCGTCAGCGACGTCCGCTCGATGGAGATCTTCGCCGCCGAGCTCTACACGCTCTACGCGGGCGGCGCCGACCTGCTCCCGCCGCTGCGCGTCCAGAACGCCGACGTCTCCGTGTGGGACGACGCTCAGCAACGTCCTGAACTAGAAACCTATTGGCGGCAGCGGATGTCGGCCGTCACGCCGCCGCGCCTGCCGCAGGCGGGCGACAGCGAGGGCCGCACCCACCGGATCCCGCTCGACGACAACCTGGTGGCCGGGCTGCGGGCGCTGGCCGAGCGGCACGGCACCACGTTGTTCGTCCTCACCTTCGCCGTCTTCACGCTGCTGCTGGCGCGGCAGGCGGGGCAGTCCGACGTCGTGGCCGCCACGGCGGTGACCCGCCGCGACCGGCGCGAGATCGACAGCCTGATCGGCGCGCACCTGAACTACCTGCCGCTGCGCGCCGAGGTCGACGAGCGGACGCCGTTCGCCGAGCACCTGGCCGCGGTCCGCGACCGCGTCGCCGCGGACCTGGCCCACCACGAGCTGCCGTTCGAACGGATCGCCGAGCTCGCCGGGCAGGACCCGGCCGGGCTGTTCCGCGTGCTGTTCCAGCAGGACGAGGACCCGGCCGTGCCGGTGGCGGGCGACGGGCTGCGCGGCGAGCTGTGGCCGGTCCGCTGGGACCACGCCCTGAACGCGCTGGCCGTCCGCGTCACCGAATCGGCGGCCGGCTCGTACGTGTTCGTCAACCACCGGCTGGACGCGTTCGGCCCGGCGGAAGCAGCCGCGCTGGGCCGGCGGTACCGGCACCTGCTGCACGAAGTCCTGCACCACCCACAGGCCCGGCTGGAGGAGATCGCATGA
- a CDS encoding non-ribosomal peptide synthetase, whose product MTTLVNPTSRALALPGGAVPGGDWALAAVVTVLHRLTTQETVCVDSLRGVLRLDLSDDPSAADLVARIATARPDDGAAPDLTYRVGDVDGGWDDEAATPVLRATADGVHLTGAEGRLGALAGRALAEISARPGRRLSSVDLADADAVSWVTAFGSRGSARPEARPVHALVAEQARLAPDAVAVAAGESTLTYRELEAAADAEAARLVAAGVRPGDVVGVLGVRSAALIAGLLGVLKAGGAYLALDIEAPAPRVAALLADAGVTVALADETLRDRLPGTVRAFVLGENVDAAPEGWRPVEVTAGELAYVSYTSGSTGTPKGVAVPHRAVVRLVGPGEWAEFRATDVFLQLAPVAFDASTLEIWAPLTNGGRLAVFPAGPVSTDKLATFLAEQSVTVAWFTAGLFHQLVAARTSAFAGLRHVLAGGDVIKADAVRKLLKAHPGLTFTNGYGPTENTTFTACWTSTDGPAGGSVPIGRPITGTRVLVLDADLQLVPIGVPGQLYAGGAGLARGYLNRPGATAAAFVPSPLPTRPGERIYATGDLVRWLPDGTLDFLGRADHQVKVNGYRVEPGEVEAAIVADERVRDAVVVTQPDAAGGKRLLAYVTPADAADELAGLRDGLRDRLPAYLVPFAVIPVEELPLNRNGKVDRAALPSADRLPRDVGGEYVAPATSTERYLSRLWGDVLGIEPIGVEDDFFELGGHSLMAGELITRLQDELSVELSAQTLYLRPTIAELAETVEQA is encoded by the coding sequence ATGACCACGCTCGTCAACCCCACTTCACGCGCGCTGGCGCTGCCAGGTGGCGCGGTGCCGGGCGGTGACTGGGCGCTCGCCGCCGTGGTCACCGTCCTGCACCGGCTCACCACCCAGGAGACCGTTTGCGTCGACAGCCTGCGCGGCGTGCTGCGGCTCGACCTGTCCGACGACCCGTCGGCGGCCGACCTGGTCGCGCGGATCGCCACCGCGCGGCCCGACGACGGCGCCGCGCCGGACCTGACCTACCGCGTCGGTGACGTTGACGGCGGCTGGGACGACGAAGCCGCGACGCCGGTGCTGCGGGCGACCGCGGACGGCGTCCACCTCACCGGCGCGGAAGGCCGGCTCGGCGCGCTCGCCGGGCGGGCGCTCGCGGAGATCTCCGCACGACCCGGCCGTCGTCTGTCCAGTGTGGACCTGGCCGACGCCGACGCGGTGTCGTGGGTGACCGCCTTCGGCAGCCGCGGGTCCGCCCGTCCCGAGGCCCGGCCGGTGCACGCGCTGGTCGCCGAGCAGGCCCGGCTGGCGCCGGACGCCGTGGCCGTCGCCGCCGGGGAATCCACGCTGACCTACCGGGAGCTGGAGGCCGCGGCCGACGCCGAGGCCGCCCGGCTGGTGGCCGCCGGGGTGCGTCCCGGCGACGTGGTCGGCGTGCTGGGCGTCCGCTCGGCCGCGCTGATCGCCGGCCTGCTGGGCGTGCTCAAGGCCGGTGGCGCCTACCTCGCGCTCGACATCGAGGCCCCGGCTCCCCGCGTCGCCGCGCTGCTCGCCGACGCCGGCGTCACGGTGGCGCTGGCCGACGAAACCCTGCGCGACCGGCTGCCCGGCACCGTGCGTGCCTTCGTCCTCGGCGAAAACGTCGACGCGGCACCGGAAGGATGGCGCCCGGTCGAGGTCACGGCCGGCGAGCTGGCCTACGTCAGCTACACCTCCGGGTCCACCGGCACGCCGAAGGGCGTCGCCGTGCCGCACCGGGCCGTGGTCCGGCTCGTCGGGCCCGGCGAATGGGCCGAATTCCGGGCCACGGACGTCTTCCTGCAGCTCGCGCCGGTCGCGTTCGACGCCTCGACGCTGGAGATCTGGGCGCCGCTGACCAACGGCGGCCGCCTTGCGGTCTTCCCGGCCGGGCCGGTCAGCACCGACAAGCTGGCCACGTTCCTGGCCGAGCAGAGCGTGACGGTTGCGTGGTTCACCGCCGGGTTGTTCCACCAGCTGGTGGCGGCCCGGACGAGCGCGTTCGCCGGCCTGCGGCACGTGCTGGCCGGCGGCGACGTGATCAAGGCCGACGCCGTGCGCAAGCTGCTCAAGGCCCACCCCGGCCTGACGTTCACCAACGGCTACGGCCCGACGGAGAACACGACGTTCACCGCCTGCTGGACCAGCACCGACGGCCCGGCCGGCGGGTCCGTGCCGATCGGACGGCCCATCACCGGGACCCGCGTGCTCGTGCTCGACGCGGACCTGCAGCTGGTGCCGATCGGCGTGCCGGGCCAGCTCTACGCCGGTGGCGCCGGGCTCGCCCGGGGCTACCTCAACCGCCCGGGCGCGACCGCGGCGGCGTTCGTGCCCAGCCCGCTGCCGACCCGGCCGGGGGAGCGGATCTACGCGACCGGCGACCTGGTCCGCTGGCTGCCCGACGGCACGCTCGACTTCCTCGGCCGCGCCGACCACCAGGTCAAGGTGAACGGCTACCGCGTCGAGCCCGGTGAGGTCGAGGCGGCGATCGTGGCCGACGAGCGCGTGCGCGACGCGGTCGTGGTGACCCAGCCCGACGCGGCGGGCGGCAAGCGGCTGCTCGCCTACGTCACCCCGGCCGACGCCGCCGACGAGCTCGCGGGCCTGCGCGACGGGCTGCGCGACCGGCTGCCCGCCTACCTCGTGCCGTTCGCGGTGATCCCGGTCGAGGAGCTGCCGCTCAACCGCAACGGCAAGGTCGACCGCGCCGCGCTGCCCTCGGCCGACCGCCTGCCGCGCGACGTCGGCGGCGAGTACGTCGCACCCGCCACGTCGACCGAGCGCTACCTCAGCCGGCTCTGGGGCGACGTGCTCGGCATCGAGCCCATCGGCGTCGAGGACGACTTCTTCGAGCTCGGCGGGCATTCACTGATGGCGGGCGAGCTGATCACCCGGCTGCAGGACGAGCTCTCGGTCGAGCTGTCCGCGCAGACCCTCTACCTCCGGCCGACCATCGCCGAACTCGCGGAAACGGTCGAGCAGGCCTGA